AAGCATGCGATTTTCCGCGATTGACATAATCACGCCATTTTTGGACACCTTCTTTAGTCGTCATATCAAACACAAGACCTTTTTCCTTGCAATTGATTATGACCCTATTTTTGGCTTGCACGACAGGTTGGCTACTCTTGTTTGCTACTTGTGCAGTAGGCTCTGAAGATATCACTTGCTTTGCAATGTTCGTCGAGGGCTCCTCTGGCGATGCATTTTCAGGCTCTGCAGAGGGGGCCTTTGGTCGGCCGTTTGCGTCAGACTTGTACAATGACTTGCGGTTCTTTGGAAGCTCTGTGGGCTTCTTCTCTCTAGTTAGTGTTGCGCTGTTCACCTTCGATGGCGTCTCGCTGATCCCAGGCGAATCAAGTGGCTCGAAATCTGTCGAACGTCTGCGCCTGAAAAGTGTGCCGCTGAACAAGTACACTTGGAAGGTAAGTATACCCAATACAACCACAAACTTTAGCATATCGTATAACTTTGCAATAAGCCTGCTCAAAAGGAACTGAGGCTTTACTACACCTATCTTGCTGCCGAACTGCATGACAGCTCCACAACGTTGGACACCCGCCAACAACTGCTCCTTAGTGACTCCCTCCTGTGACCCGATCATGTATCCCACATTGGCTAAACATTGCTGGTAGCGGTCGCCGCCATCCTTTCCAAACCGTAGCTGCGCATCAAGTGACGCTGCAGATGCAAACCCATCGTAGCAGAACTGCATTGGCAAGCTCGTGCTCTTTAGACACGTGCTAAAGTTATCAAACCCGACAAGTGCACTGGTAACACCAGCTGCGGTAATTCCGTACtctcctgctgcaggacTGCCCCCGCTGCCATGCGATCTGGCGAACCATGAGAGCAAGATCCCGCTCGCAAATGAGATCAACAGATACGTGTACTGGCTCCTTGTAGGCGACCTTTGCGACATGGTAGTAATGTATTTCTGAATGCTTAATTGAGAATAATGATCACCTTCTGAATTGTACAACGTTTTGTGCAAGTTCATGTTTTCTTAGCGGACGTTATTACTTGGGATGAACCTCAGCGGCTCTGACCTTATAAGATATTGACACAATAAGTCGATCCAGGTCACTTTATATGTACAAATTCTTTTATAAGCGCCTCTAAGACCAACGTTTTTGTATAGTTATGTAAGTCTACTAGGCGTTGAGAGATTGGCGCCACTTCATAGGTTTTTGTGGTATGTGCTCGAAGGTCTAGTTAGGGAAAATCTAATATACAGATGTGGAGATGCGACGTCGCTATTCGGCGTCGGGAACGGAGTCATGCTTCCGAACGTAGTCAGCCGCTCTAGCCTTGATATATTCGACGCCGCGTTGGTCGTCGGTGGATTCTGCAAGCTGGAGCCACTTATTAAAGAAGAACTTTGCCTGTTTGCGAGAAAGCTTAGCGACTAAAACACGCTCAAAGAGCGCATCAGCGCGAGCGCGGTTAGAGGATTTGATCTCCTGGTCCAAATAAACGTTCCAGATATCAATGCGCTTAGGTGCGTCAGCAAGAAGACCCTCGAATAGAGCGCGGCCCTGCTCAGGGTCGCCCTTCGCAAATTCTAACTGCGCAAACTTACGCACAACGTCGATGTGGCTGCGGCGAGGAAGTGACTTGAGAGCCTGCGCAAGCACGGCGCGGGCCTCGTCGGGCTGCTCATGGGTCAACAAGAACTCACCCCAGGAGACCCACAAGGAGACATTCTCTGAGCCGAACTTCTTGGCAGCGGCTTTGTAGAGCTCGACTGCCTTGTCATCCTTGCTGCTCATGGCATAGATGGAAATGAGCTTCATGTGGATGGTGTATGCGTCCATATATTGACAGGCTCTGCGGAATACGTCCTCAAGCGTTTCGTCAGTGCCGAAGGTGTTCTCCA
This is a stretch of genomic DNA from Eremothecium gossypii ATCC 10895 chromosome VI, complete sequence. It encodes these proteins:
- a CDS encoding AFR565Cp (NOHBY653; No homolog in Saccharomyces cerevisiae; Syntenic homolog of Kluyveromyces lactis KLLA0B08261g) encodes the protein MNLHKTLYNSEGDHYSQLSIQKYITTMSQRSPTRSQYTYLLISFASGILLSWFARSHGSGGSPAAGEYGITAAGVTSALVGFDNFSTCLKSTSLPMQFCYDGFASAASLDAQLRFGKDGGDRYQQCLANVGYMIGSQEGVTKEQLLAGVQRCGAVMQFGSKIGVVKPQFLLSRLIAKLYDMLKFVVVLGILTFQVYLFSGTLFRRRRSTDFEPLDSPGISETPSKVNSATLTREKKPTELPKNRKSLYKSDANGRPKAPSAEPENASPEEPSTNIAKQVISSEPTAQVANKSSQPVVQAKNRVIINCKEKGLVFDMTTKEGVQKWRDYVNRGKSHASPAPEKATAPTQVCLTPLQTQPVDFSRISLYDHNGKAFRRIFVPGLGWITRDRCIQLMQEQGYKENHVRGLDY